One Mycobacteroides salmoniphilum DNA segment encodes these proteins:
- a CDS encoding heme-binding protein, whose amino-acid sequence MSSASRFVVYAGIAASALGLSGIGMPLASADDPGIDASNCSAADLLGVVSGVAAVESVYLHTHPDVNEFFNGFKGKSRNEIRSEIDGYMAANPDVRSDLEGIRQPVTDFKERCGVSASPVIN is encoded by the coding sequence ATGTCGTCTGCATCAAGATTTGTGGTTTATGCCGGAATCGCCGCCTCTGCTTTGGGGTTGTCTGGCATTGGAATGCCGTTGGCCTCGGCCGATGATCCCGGCATAGATGCATCCAACTGCTCTGCGGCGGACCTGCTGGGAGTGGTGTCCGGGGTTGCGGCCGTCGAATCGGTCTATCTGCACACACATCCTGACGTGAACGAGTTTTTTAACGGCTTCAAGGGCAAATCGAGAAACGAGATACGTTCGGAGATTGACGGGTACATGGCCGCGAATCCCGATGTCCGTAGCGATCTCGAAGGAATCCGCCAGCCAGTGACCGACTTCAAGGAACGTTGCGGCGTCTCAGCCAGCCCTGTCATCAATTGA
- a CDS encoding LGFP repeat-containing protein, translating into MRTIAYRYTAVAGLAAAALITVGCSNGKSVDTSAPPQVELIATTSSAAPAQPTQVKLIGDRDVEVTLTGPIAAKYSSATEDQKQALGKALTGDRNAGTRESGAVFQQFQGGAIIAKNNQAGTPAYIVVGKIRDAWNIQRGPDGTPSITGDNGSAGPLGLPTSDENADGDLLVSTFEHGKIEYDEKTGQVEVTVNDKVVPSGL; encoded by the coding sequence ATGAGGACGATTGCATACCGCTACACGGCAGTTGCCGGCCTGGCCGCCGCTGCGCTGATCACTGTGGGCTGCAGCAATGGCAAGAGCGTCGACACGTCGGCGCCGCCTCAGGTCGAGTTGATCGCCACCACCTCGTCTGCAGCGCCGGCGCAGCCCACCCAGGTCAAGCTGATCGGGGACAGGGACGTCGAGGTGACGCTGACTGGCCCGATCGCTGCCAAGTATTCGTCGGCAACCGAGGATCAGAAGCAGGCTCTCGGCAAGGCCTTAACGGGCGACCGCAATGCGGGCACCCGGGAGAGCGGCGCGGTGTTCCAGCAGTTCCAGGGCGGCGCGATCATCGCCAAGAACAACCAGGCAGGCACGCCCGCGTACATCGTCGTGGGCAAGATTCGGGACGCCTGGAATATCCAACGCGGCCCGGACGGCACACCGTCGATCACCGGCGATAACGGCTCGGCGGGGCCGCTGGGCCTGCCCACCAGTGACGAGAACGCCGATGGTGATCTGCTCGTGTCGACGTTCGAGCACGGCAAGATCGAATATGACGAGAAGACCGGCCAGGTCGAGGTCACGGTCAACGACAAGGTCGTACCTTCGGGGCTGTAG
- a CDS encoding SDR family NAD(P)-dependent oxidoreductase — MEGFGGKVAVVTGAGSGIGRAVAIELARSGAKVAISDVDTEGLAVTERLVAAFGTEVRADCLNVVEREAFLLYADSIKEQFGKVNQIFNNAGIAYAGDVAASPFKDIERIIDVNFWGVVNGTKAFLPHLIASGDGHVINVSSLFGLLSLPGQSAYNAAKFAVRGFTESLRQEMIAAKKPVAVTCVHPGGIKTAIARNATAAEGIDVQAAAAVFDKYLANTSPEAAARIILTAVREKKPRVLVGPDAKVLDVLVRVMGARYQDLFSVFTGLSA, encoded by the coding sequence ATGGAAGGTTTTGGCGGCAAGGTGGCCGTAGTCACCGGCGCAGGATCGGGCATCGGGCGCGCTGTGGCGATCGAGCTGGCCCGCTCCGGCGCCAAGGTTGCCATCAGCGACGTAGACACCGAGGGACTGGCCGTGACCGAACGCCTGGTCGCGGCCTTCGGCACCGAGGTCCGTGCGGACTGCCTCAATGTCGTTGAGCGCGAAGCCTTCCTGCTGTACGCCGACTCGATCAAGGAACAGTTCGGCAAGGTTAACCAGATATTCAACAACGCCGGCATCGCCTATGCGGGCGACGTCGCGGCGAGCCCGTTCAAAGACATCGAGCGCATCATCGATGTCAACTTTTGGGGTGTTGTCAACGGCACCAAGGCATTCCTGCCCCACCTGATCGCCTCCGGCGACGGCCACGTCATCAATGTCTCCAGCCTGTTCGGCCTCCTGTCCCTGCCCGGCCAAAGCGCCTACAACGCCGCCAAGTTCGCGGTGCGCGGCTTCACCGAGTCCCTGCGCCAGGAAATGATCGCCGCCAAGAAGCCCGTCGCCGTCACCTGCGTGCACCCCGGCGGCATCAAGACCGCAATCGCCCGAAACGCCACCGCCGCCGAGGGTATCGATGTGCAGGCGGCGGCCGCTGTGTTCGACAAGTACCTGGCGAACACCAGCCCAGAGGCCGCCGCGCGCATCATCCTCACCGCCGTGCGTGAGAAGAAGCCCCGCGTGCTCGTCGGACCCGATGCCAAGGTCCTCGATGTGCTCGTCCGGGTGATGGGAGCTCGCTACCAGGACCTCTTTTCGGTGTTCACGGGTCTCTCGGCTTAG
- a CDS encoding 2OG-Fe(II) oxygenase: protein MGENGTVLETDTVVRVEKLERNAPDLHRQFQTAEPFPHLVVDDFLRLPSESADDFPGISWPWWNQWDDGYIRNKRFCAEIDLIPEPFKTVIRELNEPRFLSVLEKVTGIRQLLPDPYLFGGGIHLSGSGGVLTPHTDFHYLRALNLYRRINVIVYLNDSWSLNDGGCLSLYDAEGRAVQTVVPVWGRALIFRTDDQSVHGFPLPVAEGSWRQSLALFYYTAAPADSFGGDETTYYREHGAQDGIARKARLFVFRRLLNLSRNISMVAYVVNPNLGLPAVKAHFAYLRKAKTREILRKLRH, encoded by the coding sequence GTGGGTGAGAACGGAACAGTCCTCGAGACAGATACCGTTGTCAGAGTCGAAAAACTCGAGCGCAACGCGCCAGATCTGCACCGCCAATTCCAAACGGCTGAGCCATTTCCGCACCTGGTGGTCGACGACTTCCTACGCCTGCCCTCGGAGTCCGCCGATGACTTTCCCGGCATCTCCTGGCCCTGGTGGAACCAATGGGACGACGGATACATTCGGAACAAACGGTTCTGCGCGGAAATCGACCTCATCCCGGAACCGTTCAAAACTGTCATCAGAGAACTCAACGAACCGCGCTTCCTGAGCGTGCTCGAAAAGGTCACGGGCATCCGGCAGCTACTCCCCGATCCCTATCTGTTTGGGGGTGGCATTCACCTCAGCGGCTCGGGTGGAGTCCTGACTCCCCACACCGACTTCCACTATCTTCGCGCGCTAAACCTCTACCGCCGCATCAACGTTATCGTCTATCTGAATGACAGCTGGTCACTGAATGACGGAGGTTGCCTATCGCTCTACGACGCGGAGGGCCGGGCCGTTCAGACGGTCGTTCCCGTTTGGGGCAGGGCCCTCATCTTTCGCACCGATGACCAGTCGGTGCACGGATTCCCTCTCCCAGTCGCCGAAGGCTCATGGCGACAATCGCTGGCGCTCTTCTACTACACAGCCGCTCCGGCGGACAGCTTCGGCGGTGACGAGACGACGTACTACCGGGAGCACGGGGCACAGGACGGCATCGCCCGCAAGGCCCGACTGTTCGTCTTCAGGCGCCTCCTGAACCTCAGCCGCAATATCAGCATGGTTGCCTATGTCGTGAACCCCAATCTCGGCCTCCCCGCGGTCAAGGCTCATTTCGCCTACCTCCGCAAGGCCAAAACCCGCGAGATATTGCGAAAGTTGCGGCACTAG
- a CDS encoding SRPBCC family protein: MTTPQRVHITHEFKSDPQTVFNKLAEHENLGPVFGANVTRVSDGTSTRNGAGSVRRLKVGPLPAFEETTTTAQPNTLIEYKITKGSPLRGHWGRQELTPTASGGTTLDYTIGFDSAIPGLAVLVGKVLTSTIAKGLPKLAD, translated from the coding sequence ATGACAACGCCGCAACGTGTTCACATCACTCACGAGTTCAAGTCCGACCCGCAGACCGTGTTCAACAAGCTCGCCGAGCACGAGAACCTCGGCCCGGTCTTTGGCGCCAATGTCACCCGCGTCAGCGACGGCACTAGCACTCGTAACGGCGCCGGCTCGGTCCGCCGCCTCAAGGTTGGTCCCCTTCCGGCGTTCGAGGAAACCACCACAACGGCCCAACCGAACACGCTCATCGAGTACAAGATCACCAAAGGCAGTCCACTACGCGGCCACTGGGGCCGCCAGGAGCTCACGCCGACTGCGAGCGGCGGCACCACGCTCGACTACACGATCGGGTTCGACTCAGCGATCCCCGGGCTCGCCGTCTTGGTTGGCAAAGTGCTCACGTCCACGATCGCCAAGGGGCTCCCGAAACTCGCCGACTGA
- a CDS encoding sugar O-acetyltransferase, whose protein sequence is MGDNKRRMLNGELYRDNDPELVAERKHCQQLLDRYNAAGAADDLVRDEILAELLGSLGDGSWIMPRFQCDYGYQITVGTNSFLNYDAILLDCARITIGNDVSIGPRAQLLTALHPIDDHQARRDRWESAAPITIEDNVWLGGGVIVCAGVTIGHNSVIGAGSVVTRDIAPCTLAVGNPCRPIRALNVP, encoded by the coding sequence GTGGGTGACAACAAGCGGCGGATGCTGAACGGCGAGCTCTACCGGGACAACGATCCCGAGCTCGTCGCCGAACGTAAGCACTGTCAACAACTGCTGGACCGGTACAACGCGGCAGGCGCCGCGGACGACTTGGTCAGGGACGAAATTCTTGCGGAGCTGTTGGGATCGCTCGGCGATGGGTCATGGATCATGCCCCGATTCCAATGCGACTACGGCTACCAAATCACCGTCGGCACAAACTCATTCCTCAACTATGACGCGATCTTGCTGGACTGCGCACGGATCACGATCGGCAACGATGTTTCAATCGGGCCGCGGGCACAGCTCCTCACTGCCTTGCATCCCATCGATGACCATCAGGCGCGGCGAGATAGATGGGAGTCAGCTGCTCCCATCACAATCGAAGACAACGTCTGGCTCGGGGGCGGAGTCATTGTCTGCGCGGGAGTAACAATTGGGCACAACAGCGTGATCGGGGCTGGCAGCGTCGTCACCCGCGATATCGCCCCCTGCACCCTTGCCGTCGGGAACCCCTGCCGCCCGATCCGGGCCCTGAACGTGCCTTGA
- a CDS encoding phosphoribosylanthranilate isomerase, giving the protein MPFIKVCGLRDADTVDLAVRLSVDGIGLVFAESVRKVTPALAGELLARIPDHIRAIGVFRDNSIDQITEIAEMTGLRTVQIHDLVDAEQVQRLHDAGLNVIRAVVAGTVRDGYNLELGEDELLIDGTDAGSGTPWDWAQQRSRPRGRWILAGGLSPDNVRDALDATGAWGVDVSSGIESSRGVKDHALIERFVNVVRETDHAK; this is encoded by the coding sequence GTGCCATTCATCAAGGTCTGCGGTCTGCGCGATGCTGACACGGTCGACCTCGCGGTCAGACTGAGCGTCGACGGTATCGGTCTGGTCTTCGCTGAGAGCGTCCGCAAGGTCACCCCCGCGCTCGCAGGCGAACTGCTTGCGCGGATCCCCGATCACATCCGGGCGATCGGTGTGTTTCGCGACAACTCAATCGATCAAATCACCGAGATCGCCGAGATGACTGGGCTTCGCACCGTGCAGATTCACGATCTTGTCGACGCCGAGCAAGTGCAGCGGCTGCATGACGCCGGCCTCAACGTGATCCGCGCGGTCGTCGCGGGTACCGTCCGCGACGGTTACAACCTCGAGCTCGGTGAGGACGAGCTCCTGATCGACGGCACCGACGCCGGGTCGGGAACGCCATGGGACTGGGCCCAACAGCGATCTCGTCCTCGAGGACGGTGGATCCTGGCGGGCGGACTGTCTCCGGACAACGTCCGCGACGCACTGGATGCCACCGGAGCTTGGGGCGTCGACGTCTCCAGCGGCATCGAATCGTCCCGCGGCGTCAAGGATCACGCTTTGATCGAGAGGTTCGTGAACGTTGTCCGAGAGACCGATCACGCGAAATAG
- a CDS encoding YaeQ family protein, translated as MALSATVFKVELGVSDVDHGYYADHALTVARHPSETDERMVVRLLAFGLRAHRLSDVDGELAFGPGLSTPGVPDLRLADYTGRILEWVNVGQPDERALGKAASQADQVLLFPFAAGVATWWRTVGPKVAGLSNLSVMQIPNAAVQQLAEAVDRRVSAQVMVIEGQVTMTVSGVDVTFTPEPLE; from the coding sequence GTGGCCCTTTCTGCAACAGTTTTCAAAGTCGAACTTGGCGTCTCCGATGTCGATCACGGTTACTACGCCGATCACGCACTGACCGTGGCCCGTCATCCCAGCGAGACCGATGAGCGGATGGTGGTGCGTTTGTTGGCTTTTGGGCTTCGTGCACACCGACTCAGCGACGTCGACGGCGAGTTGGCGTTCGGGCCAGGCCTGTCCACTCCTGGTGTACCGGACTTGCGGCTCGCCGACTACACCGGCCGGATCCTGGAGTGGGTCAACGTCGGCCAGCCCGATGAACGCGCATTGGGCAAGGCGGCCAGCCAGGCCGACCAGGTGCTGCTCTTCCCATTCGCCGCCGGCGTGGCCACCTGGTGGCGCACCGTCGGCCCCAAAGTGGCGGGGCTATCGAACCTGTCGGTAATGCAGATACCGAATGCAGCGGTACAGCAACTGGCAGAGGCTGTCGATCGACGGGTCTCGGCGCAGGTGATGGTGATCGAAGGTCAGGTGACGATGACCGTAAGCGGGGTCGACGTCACCTTCACGCCCGAGCCATTGGAGTGA
- a CDS encoding DUF3297 family protein, with amino-acid sequence MSEDQNTDVPPNHLSIDPRSAFYSEEVLRRDVGIRFNGVEKTNVHEYNVAEGWVRVEVPTAKDRRGNPMVVKLSGTVEPFFR; translated from the coding sequence ATGTCCGAGGATCAGAACACAGACGTTCCACCGAATCACCTCTCCATCGATCCGCGTAGCGCTTTCTATAGCGAAGAGGTGCTTCGCCGCGACGTGGGTATTCGCTTTAATGGTGTCGAGAAAACCAATGTTCACGAATACAACGTGGCCGAGGGTTGGGTGCGTGTTGAAGTCCCCACCGCGAAGGATCGCCGCGGAAATCCGATGGTCGTCAAGCTCAGTGGCACGGTTGAACCTTTTTTCCGCTGA
- a CDS encoding AAA family ATPase, with protein sequence MDAIQPGTYRTSHELASNGGPAQFRETHTAFVILIGDRAYKVKKTVTNDFLDFSTVQLRESACNREVFLNRRLAPDSYLGVAHLSDPAGGASEPVIVMRRYPDSARLATMVRTGADVEPNLVAIAEALAHFHSEAERGAAISESGTVDAVAARWEENITVLAGFAGSVVSDDVVREIRTLSNEFIRGRHRLFAERIDRGLIVDGHGDLLTEDIFCVSTGPVMLDCLEFDDSLRYVDCVDDAAFLAMDLAFLGRDDLADYFIDQYARSARIDTPQSLWHFYIAYRAVVRAKVDCIRFTQGHPASATAAVAHLELARQRLRAGAVRMIRIGGGPGTGKTTLATALAEKTGAQVISTDTVRQQLHEQGAIVGDSGTLDSGLYSAQNVATVYETVVQRAREFLTQGQSVILDGTWRDPHQQEQTRCIARETHTLIYEFECRLPLSAAQNRIAHRGPTLSDATSDVAAALGATVNTSDTAHPIDTSRPVAESVAQIVCHVL encoded by the coding sequence GTGGACGCAATCCAGCCGGGTACGTACCGTACTTCACATGAATTGGCGTCCAACGGCGGTCCTGCGCAGTTTCGTGAAACACACACAGCGTTCGTAATCTTGATCGGCGACCGAGCCTACAAGGTCAAGAAGACGGTGACGAACGATTTCTTGGATTTCAGTACCGTGCAGTTACGCGAAAGTGCCTGTAATCGAGAAGTTTTCCTGAATCGCAGGCTGGCGCCGGACAGCTATCTGGGTGTGGCTCACCTGTCTGATCCCGCGGGCGGTGCCAGTGAGCCCGTGATAGTGATGCGTCGCTACCCGGACTCCGCGCGACTGGCCACGATGGTGAGAACCGGGGCAGACGTCGAGCCGAATCTTGTCGCTATCGCTGAGGCGCTGGCGCACTTTCACTCCGAAGCCGAACGCGGCGCCGCGATCAGCGAATCAGGGACCGTCGACGCCGTTGCGGCCCGCTGGGAGGAGAACATCACTGTCCTGGCCGGCTTCGCTGGATCCGTGGTCAGCGATGACGTAGTGCGCGAAATAAGGACACTGTCAAATGAATTCATCAGGGGTCGGCATCGGCTTTTCGCCGAGCGAATCGATAGAGGTCTGATCGTTGATGGCCACGGCGACCTGCTGACCGAGGATATCTTCTGTGTATCTACCGGGCCTGTCATGTTGGACTGCTTAGAGTTCGACGATTCCCTACGCTACGTCGACTGTGTTGATGATGCAGCGTTCCTGGCGATGGATCTAGCGTTCCTAGGGCGCGACGATCTGGCCGATTACTTCATCGATCAGTACGCGCGTTCGGCCCGAATCGATACTCCACAATCGTTGTGGCATTTCTACATTGCGTACCGTGCCGTGGTGCGGGCGAAGGTGGACTGCATCCGATTCACGCAGGGGCATCCGGCGTCGGCGACAGCGGCAGTCGCGCACCTTGAATTGGCGCGTCAGCGCCTTCGGGCGGGCGCGGTTCGGATGATCCGAATCGGCGGTGGGCCGGGTACCGGAAAAACAACGCTCGCTACTGCATTGGCGGAAAAGACAGGAGCGCAGGTAATCTCGACCGATACAGTGCGCCAACAGCTGCACGAGCAAGGTGCCATAGTCGGCGATTCTGGCACCCTCGACAGTGGGTTGTACTCCGCACAGAATGTCGCAACGGTGTACGAGACCGTGGTGCAGCGTGCGCGAGAATTCCTGACGCAGGGCCAGTCAGTGATCCTCGATGGAACATGGCGTGACCCTCATCAGCAAGAGCAGACTCGCTGTATCGCCCGCGAAACACATACTTTGATATATGAATTCGAATGCCGCCTCCCGCTTTCTGCTGCCCAGAACAGAATTGCTCACCGCGGGCCTACACTCTCGGACGCCACTTCTGACGTCGCCGCAGCCTTAGGCGCGACTGTGAACACGTCCGACACGGCGCATCCCATCGACACCAGTCGGCCAGTCGCAGAGTCAGTAGCTCAGATCGTGTGTCATGTGCTGTAG
- the mgtA gene encoding magnesium-translocating P-type ATPase, which produces MSTGATTSSDTAAASLGIAAASALPVEQVLTQLAAGEDGLTQDEAHQRMLQHGPNAVYSHRARMAAVLWRQLRSPLLGLLVAAATVSFFVGERTDALVIGAIVALSVGLGFGNEYRAAKTAEALHSQIHHRALVVRDGHQVLVDVTELVPGDVLELRLGDIVPTDIRLLSVTELECDESVLTGESLPVEKNVGQSPVGAPLAELSGCALMGTVVHAGSGRGVVVATGAQAEFGRIAAGLDIHHPETQFQVGLRSFSMLLVQVAGVLTTFIFVVNLALHRPIIDALLFSLAIAVGITPQLLPAIVSTCLAAGSRRMSQRKVLVKRLVCIEDLGNVNVLFTDKTGTLTEGRISFMRALGPDGRLSDEALSWGLVCTEVHLEGTTVLGGNALDVALWESSQSARHRSEVAGYRVRAVIPFDHERRMSSVLVDDSAGRRTLVTKGAPETVLDRCADVPPQARAALAAEFAAGNRVVAVATRSATTLVTPSPDDERDLRFAGLLVFLDAPKLGAAAALQRLARLHIAVKIVTGDSPAVADKICQDLGLPVTGTLTGPDLDVLDDQQLGAVLENTTIFARVSPEDKARIVRVQRRSGFDVGFLGDGVNDALALHAADIGISVDSASDVAKDAADVILLEKDLDVLADGVMEGRRIFANTIKYILMGTSSNFGNMFSAAGASLFLSFLPMLPSQILLNNLLYDGSQLAIPTDEVDAEQLARPSRWNIGFIRRFMMYFGPISSLFDFATFGVMLWVFHSGPTQFRTGWFVESLATQALVIFAIRTRRIPFFRSTPSMPLVLSVLGVVVIGALLPATPLAHSLGFHPLPLGFFVALILMVVCYLILIEAGKKLFYSTAQTATRTPKPQDPRHHVQRRAARFSTALS; this is translated from the coding sequence ATGAGCACCGGCGCGACGACCTCATCGGATACCGCCGCAGCATCCCTCGGTATTGCTGCGGCGAGCGCGTTGCCGGTAGAGCAAGTATTGACACAGCTAGCGGCCGGAGAGGACGGATTGACACAGGACGAAGCTCATCAGCGGATGCTCCAGCACGGGCCGAATGCTGTGTACTCACACCGGGCACGGATGGCAGCGGTGCTCTGGCGCCAGCTCCGGTCCCCCTTGCTTGGTCTGCTGGTAGCGGCGGCAACCGTATCGTTCTTCGTGGGAGAACGCACCGATGCACTGGTGATCGGCGCGATAGTTGCGCTCTCGGTCGGTCTGGGGTTCGGCAATGAGTACCGTGCGGCGAAAACTGCTGAGGCGTTGCACTCCCAGATCCACCACCGTGCGCTGGTTGTGCGTGATGGACATCAGGTTCTGGTGGATGTCACCGAGCTGGTACCCGGAGATGTGTTGGAGCTGCGGCTGGGTGACATTGTGCCTACCGATATCCGATTGTTGTCGGTCACCGAATTGGAATGCGACGAGTCGGTACTGACTGGTGAATCCTTGCCCGTCGAGAAGAATGTGGGCCAGAGCCCCGTCGGAGCGCCGCTCGCGGAGCTGTCCGGGTGCGCGTTAATGGGCACAGTGGTGCACGCTGGCAGCGGGCGCGGCGTTGTCGTGGCGACCGGCGCGCAGGCCGAGTTTGGGCGTATCGCAGCTGGATTGGATATCCACCACCCCGAAACACAATTTCAGGTTGGGCTGCGCAGCTTCTCGATGCTCTTGGTACAAGTCGCGGGCGTGTTGACCACTTTCATCTTCGTTGTCAACCTCGCGCTGCACCGACCGATTATCGACGCGTTGCTGTTCTCTCTGGCGATCGCGGTCGGGATCACTCCCCAACTGCTTCCAGCCATTGTCTCCACATGTCTGGCCGCTGGATCCCGGCGAATGTCTCAGCGCAAGGTGTTGGTGAAACGGCTTGTATGCATTGAAGATTTGGGCAACGTGAACGTCTTGTTCACCGATAAGACCGGCACCCTCACCGAGGGGCGCATCAGTTTCATGCGGGCGCTGGGCCCTGATGGCCGTCTTTCCGACGAGGCGTTGAGCTGGGGTCTGGTGTGTACCGAGGTGCACCTGGAGGGCACCACGGTGCTCGGTGGAAACGCGCTGGATGTGGCGTTGTGGGAGTCTTCTCAATCTGCTCGGCATCGAAGCGAAGTCGCCGGCTATCGAGTGCGGGCAGTGATTCCCTTCGACCACGAACGGCGGATGTCCTCTGTGCTCGTGGACGATTCAGCAGGCCGACGGACCCTGGTAACCAAAGGGGCACCGGAAACCGTTCTTGATCGATGTGCCGATGTTCCGCCGCAAGCGCGAGCGGCGCTCGCCGCGGAATTCGCCGCAGGAAATCGTGTAGTGGCCGTGGCTACCCGCTCCGCAACCACTCTGGTAACGCCCAGCCCCGATGACGAGCGCGACTTGCGATTTGCCGGATTGCTGGTCTTCCTAGACGCCCCCAAGCTAGGTGCTGCCGCGGCTCTACAACGGTTGGCACGCTTGCACATAGCAGTCAAGATCGTCACCGGGGATAGTCCGGCGGTTGCCGACAAGATCTGCCAAGACCTTGGTCTGCCCGTGACCGGCACCCTGACTGGCCCCGATCTTGACGTCCTCGATGATCAACAACTCGGCGCCGTCCTCGAGAACACCACAATCTTCGCCCGAGTAAGTCCCGAAGATAAGGCACGTATTGTGCGGGTCCAGCGCCGCAGCGGCTTCGACGTGGGGTTCCTCGGCGATGGCGTCAACGACGCACTTGCCCTGCACGCCGCCGACATCGGGATCTCCGTTGACTCGGCCAGCGATGTCGCCAAGGACGCTGCAGACGTCATCCTGCTCGAGAAGGATCTCGACGTGCTCGCCGACGGAGTGATGGAAGGCCGGCGAATCTTCGCCAACACCATCAAGTACATCCTGATGGGCACTTCCAGCAACTTCGGCAACATGTTCAGCGCTGCCGGTGCGTCGCTATTCCTGAGCTTTCTTCCTATGCTGCCCTCACAGATTCTGCTCAACAATCTGCTCTATGACGGCAGCCAACTCGCTATTCCCACCGACGAGGTGGACGCCGAGCAACTCGCTCGGCCATCTCGATGGAACATCGGTTTCATCCGCCGGTTCATGATGTATTTCGGCCCGATCAGCTCACTGTTCGACTTCGCTACTTTCGGGGTCATGCTGTGGGTGTTCCATTCTGGGCCCACACAATTCCGCACCGGCTGGTTCGTCGAGTCGCTCGCTACCCAAGCCCTGGTGATCTTCGCGATCCGCACCAGGCGGATACCATTCTTTCGTAGCACCCCCAGTATGCCGCTGGTACTTTCGGTGCTCGGCGTTGTTGTGATCGGGGCACTGCTGCCGGCGACACCTCTGGCACACAGCCTTGGCTTTCACCCGCTGCCACTCGGCTTCTTCGTCGCGCTGATCCTCATGGTCGTTTGCTACCTCATCCTCATCGAGGCGGGAAAGAAGCTCTTCTACAGCACGGCTCAGACAGCGACCCGCACACCAAAACCGCAGGATCCTCGGCACCACGTCCAACGCCGCGCGGCGCGCTTCAGCACCGCACTTTCCTAG
- a CDS encoding universal stress protein, translated as MVVGIDGSHRAIAAALWAVDEAVDRDIPLRLIYAIEPRQQSDDDLYSAHDVATAEIATQGAVLAVQSCDKPVKLEVEILQGRAREVLIGQSHSAALICVGALSRDRASDHRAASTAAALSRHAHCPVVVVRGSRYAGRQGSVLIEFEDLRDFEDELAQGLHAATLRGAAVQIIACRSGQGGSTFGADTDLLRARLDKLLEPWRHKYAGTSLDVIILPRKITDYLAHEHDSVHLLVVGRHRRQGVAELIDQIPTVGCPGTTCTVMISGHDLRL; from the coding sequence GTGGTTGTCGGTATCGACGGATCGCATCGCGCTATCGCGGCCGCATTGTGGGCAGTTGATGAAGCCGTTGATCGGGATATCCCATTGCGCCTCATTTATGCCATCGAGCCTCGACAGCAGTCAGACGACGATCTCTACTCTGCCCACGACGTGGCGACAGCAGAGATTGCCACCCAGGGGGCAGTACTCGCCGTGCAATCCTGCGATAAGCCCGTGAAGCTCGAGGTTGAGATCCTTCAGGGCCGAGCTCGGGAAGTTCTGATCGGGCAGTCGCATTCTGCGGCGTTGATATGCGTCGGCGCGCTGAGTCGCGACCGCGCATCAGATCACCGGGCGGCGTCGACAGCGGCCGCACTATCGCGGCATGCCCATTGTCCTGTTGTGGTCGTTCGAGGAAGCCGCTACGCCGGCAGGCAGGGAAGTGTTCTCATCGAATTCGAGGACTTACGTGATTTTGAGGATGAGCTGGCACAGGGTTTGCATGCCGCGACATTGCGGGGCGCGGCCGTCCAGATCATTGCTTGCCGGTCAGGGCAGGGGGGCAGTACGTTCGGGGCCGACACAGACCTCTTGCGAGCACGTCTGGATAAACTCCTGGAGCCATGGCGTCACAAATACGCCGGTACATCCCTCGATGTCATCATCTTGCCGAGAAAGATTACTGATTATCTTGCGCACGAACATGATTCAGTGCATTTGCTTGTCGTAGGGCGGCACCGCAGGCAGGGTGTCGCTGAGCTTATCGATCAGATACCGACCGTAGGGTGTCCCGGCACAACCTGCACCGTCATGATCAGCGGGCACGACCTACGTCTCTGA